The Trichomycterus rosablanca isolate fTriRos1 chromosome 20, fTriRos1.hap1, whole genome shotgun sequence genomic interval AAATATTCTTCTGCAAGAATGCAACAGTGatcttttaatattattaccaCATGAATTTGTCCAATTATGTCGACCTGCATGTAGATGTGTAGATTTAGGTTCCATGCTGCCATTTGTCGGTTGCTGTGATTTTCTAACAAAGTCTTTTTTTTGTGTTACGGGCACCTTCACCAGTAAACATGGTACCAGAAGCGCCATCCGAATGTCAACAGACTTCTCACTGCGTTTACTCCATCTGCTGCCACCAGGATTAACGTGAGAGACAGATCTTGCTCTAACATATGGTCTGTTCTGCCCCACCCTGCATTAGATTCAACTACTGTCAACACAAAATTGTTCATTTACAGTGCTAGAAATGAGGTAAACAACAGTGAAAATGCATTCGCTGCTTTTTACACTGATAAGACAAACGGCATTTAAAGCAATGGTATAATTGACCCACTAATTGCATAGACTGATTTCATAGGACGCtacacattttatttctttaagagACCATAGACATGCTTGGCTTTCGGCTTTGTCCAGGGTGGGTCtaccaaacagcctagccattgagaGGTGCACCTGTCAGTGTACTCCCAGTGGAAGGGCATTCGGGATAAAATTGAGCCAAATAAACAAATTAGGTGTCCAGAATGATCCATCAGATACAGAAGcagccaaaacaaaacaaaaaaagcccttaaaaaaatcacagggggatattccactagcacaccggagccGAGATTCTGAAGTCCTCGGGTCGAAACTCGGTGCTGCCACCGGtcagcataattggcagtgcctgcagggaggaatgaccagaatatgtgggcaaggtcttcaaatgctgtatAAGAATCCTGactggcggatagaggcgcctgtgcagggtgcatgggtggaaaagggttccgttaagggctgtgcaggggtcggaggaggcatgagcagcaatataccttcctcaactgcaaaaaattggGTATCCCCagcaaattgactacgctaaattgggaaaaaaattcataaagtatttatatatattaaaaaaataaataaatgtaaattaaaaaaatcaaatcactattttattaacaaaatgaaatttaGTGAATCCTAAAAACTAGAACATGGCTCCTCATCAGTCATTTCTGCATAAAGATGCATTCAAATGCTCACATTTGGTcataaaaaacaacacacaatGCTCACATTGTTtctcataaaaataaaacacatatcGGCtggaatacaaataataaagctGCCAAATTTCAACTGCATATTAAGAGCaaaattttatgtatttatttacacacactattatagAAAACTGTTAAGAACAATGTTGCCTAGCttaaatcctaaaaaaaaaacatttaaatgtatgcAAATGAATATTTAATCAATCAGGGTTTTACAATTCAAAACCATTAATTGGTGGCATATAGTGCAACTGCTTGAGTGGATCACACAAAACCACATGAGTCCCAGGGTCAATCCTCACTTCCATTCATTGACTGTAAGGACCTGGAAGTGAGGATttacatacaccataataatgaATTTTAGATATATCACCCACCCCTAATAGCCTTCATGAGAAACCAACCCAAAAGCCATAGTTATGGCATCATACCATTTaacggacacttttatccaaaatgacttttGTAATGACAGTTGTAACCGTATACAATTCAAGCATTTATgggttaagtgccttgttcacaaacccaacagtggcagcctggcagatgtggggctagAATCagatcagcaaccttctgattactagtccagtgccttaaccgttGAGCTACCACTTCCCCTTCACCACACCACCACATTAAACAGCAGCAGACAGCAGGCTTAAAACATCTGGTGCACAATCGCGAGATCTTCAGTTCACAGCTTCAAATATCAGCATGcaaaaatatctcaggttcgaGCTGCACTGGAACACTGTCTGCTAATTAAAGCCTCACGGACAAAATCACCATCACACATGCTGTACCATAGGATAATTATAAAGCACAAAGATACAGATAACTTACTCCATCATTCAATCCGGGTAAGTTTTTATCATGATAGTGTTAACTAAGTTCAGttattctgtctgtttatcaCTGTTTGTTCACTAACAAACCAACCAATAATATATGACCATACTaaagctgctgaatgtaactttTTAGTGTATGGGATATTTGGAGATCCCTCTGGTGAACAGATGTTACTGCAGGCAAAACaccaaaacattacatttttttcttttcctccttatcaacagctttatcctggtcagggtcacactgGGCACAGGACAGggtaccaatccatcgcagggctttagCCATTCCTCCCCACCTCAATCAGACATATACAATCACATTTGTGTAGCTGCTCAGTTAACACTGCTGGGATCGGGGTTCAAAgggcatccggaggaaacccacgcagacacggggagaacatgcaaactccgcacagaaagggcccggaccgccccgcctgaggatcgaacccaggaccttcttgctgctctTAGTTAGTGTAATTAATTCCATGCTTGGAGACCTTGCAGAATTTTGAACATGCCTTTGCTCTCTACACTTCTGATTCACATTATGATAAAGCACTTAATAATTAGCTTGTCATTTAATTAGATGCTTTCAAAGAAGGAAAAGTTTGAAAAAAACGGGTTATGTGCCTTGAGAAAGCGAGATTTTCATGATACACGAAtcccttttatttcttttgtacAGTGGATCTGGATCTTGTACACTAgatacaaggcaggaatacagctCGGAATGAAATCCATCACAGACCCTCACTAAAGCCTGAGGGGGTAATTAAGAGCAGTAATTCAACCTGCAGGCATGTTTTTGAGTGTTACTAGGAACTAAAGCAACCTGGAACACATGGAGTGTACGCCAATTTCTGCACCAGATATAAAAAGAAGCAGGTAAAAAGGGGATGCcagcgttcataaacttttcaaacattttaaagaagTAGACATGGTGTGAGGGTGCTTAGGAGTGCCTTGTGCCCAGACCcggtgtgaccctgaccaggataaatcggctgatagaaataaaattaaatgaaaacatgGTGGGAAAATCTGTCAGCATGAGATTTTAGTATTCAAGTAACGTtactgggcagcacagtggtgcgGCTAAGAGTGCCACCCACAGAGCAACACTGAGtcctgagatctgggttcagtCTTCACCTCTGGTCACTAtcaggagtttggcatgtttccCCCCTTGTTCATATACATTAACTGTGGattctttttatctttattttataaGACATACAGAGGATGGACTGGCTGTTCTAAACTGTCCCTAGGTGTGACTGAATATGCAAATGATTAAGTGTGTGCTTCCTTGTGATGGACCTGTGCTCTTTAAGAATATATTCCCGCCCTGTGCAACGTGTATTCAGACACACCGTGACCATGACCAGGTAGAATCTATGATGATCAGCTGCCAGCGCTAACTAACCATGGATGATCTCCCatagaatagaatggaataccttaatttgtcatatatacatatacaggcgtacagtacaacaaaattcttacctcacatatcccagcttgtttggaagctgaggtcagagcacagggtcagccatggtAAGGCGCCCCTGGagaagagagggttaagggccttgctcaagggcccaacagtggctgcatggcagagctgagatttgaactcccaacctttcagttgagagttcaaagctctacccactaggctaccactgttcgaAAACAACCTTTATTTCACTCGTTCATTCAGATATGTGTATTGAGAGCGCATACCGGCGGTGGTACCGGTTCAGATCATCACTCACCAGGTTGAGGACGGTCTCTGCGATGTCTCTGTCGCTCACCTCGCCGGCTCGGATGAGACCCGCGAGCACGGCGAACTTGGTCCTGATGTTGCGGATGGGTACGGCGGGGTTGAGCCCTCCATCCGCCAGTATGACCGAGCCCGAGCATGCAGACCCTGCCGCCACTGCTGCAGAATGCCCCGGCGAAGACAGAGCCGCTTCACtcgccatcatcatcatcatcccgCCGCGATCCCACCTGTCTCCTCTACACGAGCCACACGATCATTTACTCGGTTTGGAGGATATTTCTAGAAGCAGCCTTCAGAAAGGTGAAAAGGAAGAATAGTAAACGTGCACCGTGGCGCCGGTGTGCTGTGACCTGCGTCCGTGCGTGTTTATGGTCAGCTCAGGGCGCACAGCTCAGAGAGCCAGTCAATCTCTGGATGCGCGATTCAAACAAGAATCGATTCTTTGTCGAAGAGACGAGAGTTTCGGTTCATTTTAGTGAGTCATTTGAACTGGCTCTGCCCACCAGTATGAACCAAGTACTTAGTCTTCCGAACAGCTCTTCGTTTAGTAGcattttatgattttatttcaCTTATGTATTTCCATCTCAGTAAAGCTTGGATACACTCACTGGTCACTTTACTAAAACACAGATCTAATACAAGGTCCATCTCATATTTGCTTTCAGGAAAAGATTGGAAACTGGGGGCAACTTTATTAATgcctaattaatttttttttatttttttttatcataataAGCCCTTGACCAAATGTCCACACAGTGTAACAAGTGTAGGAGACTATTTACAGATAGTTTTAGCCCACTAGTTGAGCTGCCCTATCTAGcaatatgttttttatttttatttatacaataaAGGTCGACAGACAGATGAAGTGAGTGTATGACTGTAGGTTACATACTTTTGGAGTAGAAACAGTCTACAAAAATTCCCACGCCGCTTTAAAAAGCGAATCAAACAAATCAAAGCCCGTCTGTTGTGTTATGATTCGTAGTTCGAAGAATCGATTCAGCAAAGTGAGTCGTAAAATGAATTATTGTGTTCATTCATCAGCTTGTTGGACTGCCTACACCTTCTACCACATTTTACAGTGTGTCTGAAGGAATTTTATTTATGGTTTATTAAACCATACGTTTATTTAGGATATTTAAATAACATTgaataaagacaaaaaaaaaaaaaaaaaggataataaataaacattctgATAAAAATCGCTTTTACTTTGTGCCCTGTTGAATGCAGCGTTCATCTTGCATGCACATGAATACTCTTCCTGCAGGTAGGAATAAAAATAAGTTTTGCTTTTCAAACATTCTAATGAGGATGCGTTTTAGACTGTCTGCtttattaaaaaagtgaatataaaaatcttaaaaaatattttcaaaTGTGTACAGAAGTAATGATCCCCCCTCTCTCTGGGGGTGCTTGATCCCTGCTTGGTATTTAGATTCCTACATAGTTTAGATTTTAAGACTGTCATTAATATTTCATCCACACCAGATTAACAGCTTTTAACAGTTTACTTTGTTTTACTTGTTCttataaaatgaaacaataattCTTTATTGTATATCAGAACTATGCTAATACTGCCATCTAGTGTTTTAGTAgctttatctctctctctctctttccctctctcaatagtgcaaataaCCTTTATTCTTAACAAGTGTTTGCAGGGTGTATTTACAGTCTTTCACTGAGAAAAGTATGGGGTCAGACAGATGATTATGGGGCTACTGGGGATTTTTACAAAACTGTTAATAAAGAGTTATAGGTAGagaaatatacatttaaaaataaataaatacataatatattAGCAGTCTGTAATTGCATTAACATAGACTGGTTTTGCACATTGAATATCTCGTGGTCTAGTGGTGTCTGTgtgcttttatattttatctttCCTAGTCGAAATAAGAGGAAAAAAAGTAAGTAAAGGAGAGGAAACAGATGAGGCAGGACTgaagaaaaagtaataataaactaaaagagAAAACAGTCAAGATGAGAAAAAAGGAGATAGGACAagacaaataaaaaagacaagaTAATAAATGTAGGATAAGAGGACAATGAAAAGACAAGAGAAGGAAAAAAGAACTGATtttgtaataaaagaaaaagtaaaagaaataaGGGGATAAGAAAGGAGAAGAAatgattaaatttaaaaaaggaaataagaaacaatGAGAAAAGGAGGATTGAAAAAAGAGAATGATAgtgaaataaacttaaaaagtggaaaaaaatagGAGGAAGGCTAAGGGAAGAAAACCAAGTTAAGGAGAAGAACTTAAAACTACAAAAATATAGGTGATGTGTTTGAATTATGTTTCATTATATTGTTAAGAAAAAACACAAACGCTAACCACATCTCTCACACAAACCTCAATGGCTAACAGAACAGAATGACAGACACGTCCTGTTAGAATTAATTTATGTATAGTTTATTAAAAAgacatcgtctctgacttctgTCCTCCTCATGATCCAGTACTACTAGAGCAGGTCTGAAAATGTCAAACCCAAGTCATTTTTTTCATCCGTACAATATTaacattcaaataaaataatattacacCCATTCTTACACAAACACTGACAGATCGACACGTAGACAACAAAGTAAAACCAGCTTACATCTGAGTAACATCAAGTACCAAAAATCACGCTGATATCCAACGAGTGCCAAGAGTTTATCATCTGATCGAAAGGCAAAATGCTTAAACTACATGAGCCTttaggtaacacacactgtacaggtCACATGTCTGTAAacatgtgaacacacacacacacacacacacacacacgtgcttgGTGACATGTGTGATCGAATAGAGccttaaatttaataacatacaagtttgtgcttcccAGAAGCATTTAAGAGCTTAAACGCTGTATACATTGTATAAGATTATGTGCTCTGCAAATACGTaccaataaaattaattataatacaaataatgaaTATTACAAAtgatataatacaaataaacaacacaaaAGCTAATATAGAGTTGAAGTCaagagtttacatacacctttGCCCTGTACtgcatgtttgatgtgtgtaaattgggattttaatgactTGAACTTTAAAGCTTATCAGATATCTTGTGATCAcataaataaagcattttttgTACTCCAGCTTCTAAGCCATGGCCatgtgaagcttgcttgactgtggatagTATCACAccagtcacagaaaaacacttacagaaaaacaacagtagcagaaatcattgaaatcccAACACCACCAGGACGTCCATGTCCCTTACATGTGTATGTAGACTTCTGATTTTGACTGTTTACATAATTAAACTTTCATAACATCAGGTGAGGGGTCACAGCATTGGCTGAGATATCCAGGATTTTAGTGCCCCCACCGAGATGTTCATTTGTGAGACCGGAAAGGCATCATGGGGCTCAGATTTTGGTCTCTGGTCCGTCTGCATGGATTGGCTGGAAGGAGTTACGAATACGGGCGGCTTCAGCAGCACACAAGTGTCCAAATGCCTTGTTGTACCATTCAGGAGTTCTCCCTCTgtaatggaaaaaaataaacgtttttattaattcattcgtCTTAATAGTGTGGTCAAGGTTGCTCTTGGTCAGAAGCCAGCAatgcaccatacacacacccttCACTCCTTTACACCTCTGCACATCTTAGACTTAGGAGCAATTTAACCAAGTAGCATGTGAAAAACCATCAGAACCATGTATCCAtcagaagaacatgccaaatttgACTCAGGCACTAACCAGAGGCTAGTATTAAATGCATGTCAGTATTTTTAATGTAACACAGATGTGGATATTGGCTACAATtagataaaacaacaaaaagcttATGAAAATAAGCATTATGGTCACACAGCAGAAAGTAGCATTTTGGAAACCTGGGTTAGAACCTTAAATCAAGAGTCTGAGAGATGTTTGGTAGATTCTCCCtgtttgcatgggtttacttTAGGTAGTATCCCTCCACCCAAAACCATGAAAGTGAATTGGCTGTGGCTCCCTGTCCAAGTTGTATTCATGCCCTTACCCAGTTATGAAATGGtcaatgaaaataaattaaacaagaataattatgataaaataatcaataatttgatattaaacacATGCTAAAGCCTACAAGCAATTACAGAACAGCATTTTGTTGGCATGTATTACCAGCAGTCAGTAATTCATCAGTCAGCAGTTTGTGTTATTTGAAATAAAGTGTGTACTCACTTGAGGTCGATTCTGCAGATGTGCGTGAGGCGTGACTTGCCCGAGCCGCAGGGCTCCAGCAGGTAGTCGGACTCAAGAACGACACCCCTCACCCCTCCTGTGAGAGGACACTCCTCGTGCTCGATAGAAACTGACACGAGCGAGCATGCACCGCGAGGTAAGTCTGTCCTCCACGACCTGACGGGACACAGAAACCATGTAAAAACAGCAGAGCAACAGAATGAAAACAATTCAGGACATATCATCTGAGctaatatttacttttatacaactttatacaatacaatattcaatattttttatacaagtgaaaaacacatttaaaatagatGCTGGTTAAtaagtcatttatttatgtatgtgtattttgtgtCATGTATGTCATGTATTTAAACAGATGTCTTTGAACATTTTTAAGATGATGAAGTTCCCCAGGTATTTTTTGTATTAGTgctgtattaaaatgaaatgaaatcaaTAGATAAGAAAAATTGTGAatttaataaaagtataataacTTTATTTAAGCTATATTACACTCACCTGAGCACTACGAAGTCCCTGCTGGGGTGAGGGGGCATCCGGTTGAGGACGTACTGAAAAATCTCAGTCTGTTTATCCAGCACCTCACACACTCTCCACTGCAGGAGGTCAACGTCCCACAGGTGGCGCTCTCGCAGCACTCGGTTCAGCACTATGGACGGAGGAGCCTCCACCTCAACAGAGACGCGCCAGCGCCGCAGAGGGTTCCCATCACCCACCTGCAGAGGAACAGAACAGTTTATATACTTAAACTGTGGTCCATTCTGAAGTGAGACTAATGCAGCTATTATTAGGGTCATTCAAAGCAGAGTGTGTACCCTTCAGAGTGGTCAGGGTCAGGGTGTATGAGGGATTATTTTAGGGAAGTTACAGGATGGTTTTTTGCTGCACATATATTGTGCAAGCCAAAGAGTAATAtagtgattacatttacatcagcatttagcagacgcctttatccaaagtgacttacagtactgtgacagtctaagcaaatgaaggttaagggccttgctcaagggcccaaaagtggcaacctggcagtggtgggaaacttgaaccagcgaccttgtgattactagtccagtaccttaaccactaggctacaactacactaaattaattaaattcttCATTAAATGATTTTTCCTGTTTAAAATGGTTGTGGTTAGGGAAATGAACATTAATAATGCACACTGGTGTGTAAAATTACttacataaaatacaaaaatatgctTACATTATGCTTACAAGGAAGGCTCTTTTCCATTCCTGCATGACCTGTATACCCCCGTGTACAACCCCATGAACCCTGActttaaccccactgaacacactGGAGATAAACTGGAATGTCCATTGCTCGTACATTATCAGTTCttaacctcacaaatgctcctttgactAAATTggtgcaaattcccacagacaaattttaaaatcttgtggaaagccgtATTTCCAAAAGaatgaggctgttatagccacacaGGGGTGGGACACTACACTTCATATCTATGCCAATAGTTTCACAATAGGAAGTCTAACCAGATTATATAATGCATTTCAGCATATTTAGAATAAACCTTTTTGTATTTTAGTTAATATAATGAAGCTTATTTTAACAAGGTGCATAAATATTTAGAATCATTGTGTTTACTTGCTTTAGTGACAGTAAGTTCATAGTAATGCAGGAAAAGTCAGATCTATCAAACCTCAGAAATCAGCTTATCTCTCACTTCTGAAAACACATAACTGAACCAGTACAGACATGCCTCTGTCGAGTCTCTGTACCCACCTTCTTGTATGCCAGTTCTGTGTTATCTGAGCTTTGGCAGGACACCCAGCCTTTAGCTTTGTCTCGCGCCTCCTTGAGTAAGATCTGTAGTCGAGACTCTAAGTGTGCAGGCCAGGAGCCTTCATCCTCCTCTTCCTCGTGCTGATGATGCTTACACAGATCATCTAGTGTCGGGGCATGCAGGTCGGCCTCCACGTATGAGTTCCTTGACTGTGTGACCATTTCATGGGGAATCTGGAGGaaaaaaaatgatatttatttatattatgtttGGGTTTTAAATCCCTCTTTAAATTTGGGGAATGGTCTTTGCTGATGTCACATTTGTAAGGgacatgtatgtatgtgacGACAGTTCTTTTCATgatttaaatacacatgcattaacctattattattacttattattagtagtagtagtattgttgttattataattattactagttattattatttctatttctcATAAATGACTTTTCTCATAAATTTTGCCACATGAATTcaactgcacccattaaaaaagcacataaacagtaaaatgttttatttaatcaaCTTTATAGTTCTCGGTTTAGAGCAGGGATTTTTTTATCATGGCAACACTTCAGCAAATGAATTTCTTAACTGTGGACATGTCACCCATGTGCCAGCCGtttctgttgttcagataattTATTTAAGAACAGTAGAAACCATGACATACATGAAATGACATATAAATCTAAACATGGTCTACATAAAACATAGGACATCAGGGTATTTGTTgctaaaattaaaagaaaaataagaccCATAATGTCTTACAGAGACAgggcagctcagtggttaaggcattggactagtaattgggAGGTTGTTGATTCAAGCCTCTCAACTACacagttgccattgttgggcccttaagcaaaccCTCAGCTGCTGGAATTGCGTTCTGTCATGATTGTAGGTGGCTTTGACTAAAACCGTCTGCTAGAAACGTTTAGTAATATAAAAGTGTAGTATTATGGAGACAAACTCACCTCAAACAGACGATTACACTCTGTGATCATGTGGGCCAAGCCCTGGGTGGCAGCCAGGTTCTCGTTCAGGTCTTTCTGGTCAGGACGTCCAGTGGCGTATTTTTTCTGCATGGTTCTGTAGAGGTCATACAATCCCTTACTATCCTGATATTATCTCATCAGTCATCAGATACCAATCTAACATTGCTGTTTATTTAACTCTtgttgtaaaagtaaaaaacaaaaaaagcaaagcaCTGTATAAATGCCTACCTGGGAGACAGGTTTTCCTTCTTCAGGATGTTGAGGTGGAAAAGAGAGGGTGCCAGGCACACAGCAATGTTCATGGGCGTCATTTGATTCTCCTGCACGGAGGAAGTGACGTCACTGAGGAAGCAGAGTAACGTTTGCAGAACTTCACGGTTCTCATCGGACATCAGCATGATGGCTGCTTGGACTGCCTGCAGCCGCTGCTCCTTAGGCACAtcttaagaaaataaaaaaatggattataaatcatttataagtaattttgctactttggacggatgtaaagtttaaaatgaATTTCATTGTGAATTAACCAAATCTAAAATGAGCACTACATGCTTACATTGGTAGATATGGAGGAAGGTTTCTCCCAGCTTGCTGGTGAGTAGAGGCTCAGGAAGATCTCTGAAGAACTGCTTGACCATGTCAGCCACATCATAGGCAGACTGGTCCTCATAGTTCACGTCTTCTGGAGAGTTCTCGTTCATCTGTCTGAGAGCCTGAATGCGGGATTTCACCCCTGACTTGCGGAAAAGCCCGACCTGGAGATTAGAATGAGTACGGTATTAAAATCATGAATCAAATAGTGAATAATCACAATACACTGTGTGTTTTTACACATAGAGGCAAACCAATCCAAATTCTAACTAGAAACTAACCTGGTCAAGACACTGACTCCTGAGGTAGCGAAGAGCCTGCTGAAGGCCCAGAGGTAGAGGCTGACCAAAACGCTGGACATGTACGATCAGAGGAACACCAAACACATTCTTATCCTTATAATCAGGAACCTTCATTCGCTTCATAAACTTCGGCACTGACCTGCACAGAAAACAGCTCGATGACGTTTTTGAATACAAACATTGACCTGGTTTAATGTGGAAAACTTGGCTCAGGAAACTCAGAAGCTCTGActgttttgcattttccaaaatCACGATAACAGTgacaaacatctttattttaaGTTTTCTTCTTCTCAGTAAGGAAAAGAGCTTTTATCACGTCTGTAAATCTGAAGCAGTGCAGGTCTCACCAGGTCCAGCCGTGTTTGTTGGACGTGGAGTATTTTTCCATGATGGCAGTGAGGCGCAGCAGAGAGAACTTCTGCAGCAGGCTGAGCTGCCCTGCTGACTGGTTGGTGATTTGTAACGAAGCCACTGAATGGCTGAGGCGGTTGGAGATCTGGAAACTCGGCCATCGCAAGCTAAACACAGAACAGAGGGATGCTTTTTCATTTAGAATAAACAAAATACCACTTTTAACAACCCCTAAACCACTCTTTATTAAAAAAGGTGTTAATGCTGGGTTAAGAATAGGTTGCCTAATAGAAAGCTATGATTTAAAACCATAGTCTGATGGACTAGAGAATAAATACTACACATTGTGCTTAAAATTAAGTGTATTcctctcatttacatttacattttcagcatttagcagatgcttttatccaaagcgacttacacaatgagcggaacacgatgagcagttgagggttaagggccttgctcagggacccaacagtggcaacttggtggtggtggggcttgaaccggcaaccttctgtttactagtccagtaccttaaccactgagctatcactgacctctccactaatgctgacccctgctctgatttgaggagaacgaagctaacccacgccccctacgacacgtaggcagcagccccatgcatcttgtcacccacaccaggcgagtgcatatatgcgaatcagccttgtgtacggaaaaacacaccctgatcaacacactctTTCCCtgcccctgtgcaggcaccatcaattagccagcagaggtcgtagtacatcagttacgaggagtccctatccggcttaataccccacccctatctgaacaacaggccaatcgttgttcatgtggccgctcagcccagccggatggcagagctgagattcgatacaatgtattcgagatcccagctctggtgtgctagcgtgtgtttttaccgctgcaccacctgaacggCTTTGTTAACTGTTTGTTAACGAGACCTACAAGGAGGATTTAAATATCATATACAATACTTTAAATATAGCACTATagaggaaataaaataaatatagagtacaataaaaaaatacatctttGTGTGTATTTACAATCTAGCAAAATTATAAAAATCTAGACTAAATTTgtgaaaacattaaaattaattgATGTTTTTAGACAAATTGTTAattatttacagaaaattaacagtagcataaataaataagtgttaTGTACTAGgctatgtatttttattatttttattattattatttttacatcatcTGTATTCACCTCATTCACcttat includes:
- the stard13b gene encoding stAR-related lipid transfer protein 13 isoform X1, encoding MKLDVNLPKKKSEDSDSDDLFAISDKWTFEWSSRRWSRLLDEAGPREPVEESALRTTPSSESVLTDLSEPDASSLHSESSSGSAGVRTQSAEDSDSSRRYCSDSSGMPKMGMTYHSPDLPGYASLPVKHSKLTRVRTKDFLRRMETLRSRGTEDNGRRTLVISAPVLQRQPQAMETLNCVEINGYGGLTSHSSSDGSSSQSGGSAVSTPSLKERKAYRADHKRSGMYLDDLDVFSGVTPEKRNEFRSYEDLVVHIPKDHKPGTFPKALSIESLSPTATPFSRVHEAQRQPSIKEPRPVTQCCSRGSRVSIYDNVPGSHLYASTGDLIDLEKEDLFPHLDDILQHVNGLQQIVDHWSKNVLPTGESVQKGQVRREEKCQENEQSSSHITLDLEGHSVLEGQFTLTDGDRDVVSINEAESTGIRERRDSGVGASLTRPNRLRWPSFQISNRLSHSVASLQITNQSAGQLSLLQKFSLLRLTAIMEKYSTSNKHGWTWSVPKFMKRMKVPDYKDKNVFGVPLIVHVQRFGQPLPLGLQQALRYLRSQCLDQVGLFRKSGVKSRIQALRQMNENSPEDVNYEDQSAYDVADMVKQFFRDLPEPLLTSKLGETFLHIYQYVPKEQRLQAVQAAIMLMSDENREVLQTLLCFLSDVTSSVQENQMTPMNIAVCLAPSLFHLNILKKENLSPRTMQKKYATGRPDQKDLNENLAATQGLAHMITECNRLFEIPHEMVTQSRNSYVEADLHAPTLDDLCKHHQHEEEEDEGSWPAHLESRLQILLKEARDKAKGWVSCQSSDNTELAYKKVGDGNPLRRWRVSVEVEAPPSIVLNRVLRERHLWDVDLLQWRVCEVLDKQTEIFQYVLNRMPPHPSRDFVVLRSWRTDLPRGACSLVSVSIEHEECPLTGGVRGVVLESDYLLEPCGSGKSRLTHICRIDLKGRTPEWYNKAFGHLCAAEAARIRNSFQPIHADGPETKI